From Pseudothermotoga thermarum DSM 5069, a single genomic window includes:
- a CDS encoding TlyA family RNA methyltransferase, whose amino-acid sequence MRIRLDLLLVKKGLAKTRSQARDLIKLGRVYVNNSICKKPGKLVDEQTEIKLSSERIFASRGGEKLQKAYETFEIDFEGKIVCDIGASTGGFTHFALLHGAKKVYAVDVGTNQLAEFLRKDPKVVCMENQNAKDLRKDLFEEEIDIVLCDVSFISVTQILGQISSILKEEGDAVILVKPQFEVGYRLRKNKGAHFEAIKRVIEKAQEFGLIAVNVTYSPLTGGDGDIEYFLHLKKKNMNPIDDKVVLDTVEKAWEKFRGELG is encoded by the coding sequence ATGAGGATTAGATTGGATCTTTTGCTTGTGAAAAAAGGACTTGCAAAAACAAGATCGCAAGCAAGGGATCTTATAAAACTTGGAAGAGTTTACGTGAACAATTCGATATGCAAAAAACCAGGGAAGTTGGTCGATGAGCAAACCGAAATCAAACTATCTTCAGAAAGAATTTTTGCAAGTAGAGGTGGAGAAAAACTTCAAAAAGCTTACGAAACTTTTGAAATAGATTTCGAAGGAAAAATTGTTTGCGACATAGGTGCATCAACAGGGGGCTTTACACACTTTGCATTGCTGCACGGTGCCAAAAAAGTTTACGCTGTGGATGTTGGCACAAATCAACTTGCGGAATTCCTCCGAAAAGATCCAAAAGTTGTATGCATGGAAAATCAAAATGCAAAGGATTTGAGAAAGGATCTTTTTGAAGAAGAGATCGATATAGTTTTGTGCGATGTCTCATTTATATCCGTAACACAAATACTTGGTCAAATATCTTCGATTCTCAAAGAGGAAGGTGACGCAGTTATATTGGTAAAACCACAGTTTGAAGTTGGATATCGGTTGAGAAAAAACAAAGGAGCACATTTTGAGGCAATAAAAAGAGTAATTGAAAAGGCACAAGAATTTGGATTAATTGCTGTTAATGTTACATATTCCCCGTTGACTGGTGGCGATGGAGATATAGAATATTTCTTGCACCTGAAGAAGAAAAATATGAACCCTATCGACGATAAGGTTGTCTTAGATACGGTTGAAAAAGCCTGGGAAAAATTCAGGGGTGAATTGGGATGA
- the def gene encoding peptide deformylase — translation MKKIRLLGDPVLRKKTKEVEIIDDNVKAFIKELFETMYQYDGVGLAAPQVGVSLRIFVMDDGTPRAFINPKIIYASPEKVVDEEGCLSIPGVFENVERSKEVIVRYIDENGQEREEKFIDRSARIVQHEYDHLEGRLFIDLLPAERRFALREKLLDIMRQSKAKSSRV, via the coding sequence AAAGAAGTTGAAATAATAGATGATAATGTCAAAGCTTTCATAAAAGAGCTTTTTGAAACCATGTATCAGTACGATGGAGTTGGACTTGCGGCACCTCAAGTTGGAGTCTCACTTAGGATCTTTGTTATGGACGATGGAACACCAAGGGCTTTCATAAATCCCAAGATAATTTACGCAAGCCCAGAAAAAGTGGTGGATGAAGAGGGATGCTTGAGCATACCTGGTGTTTTCGAAAACGTTGAACGAAGTAAAGAAGTGATTGTAAGATACATAGATGAAAATGGTCAAGAAAGAGAGGAAAAATTCATAGATAGGTCAGCGAGAATCGTTCAACATGAATACGATCACCTTGAAGGAAGGTTGTTTATAGATCTTCTGCCTGCGGAAAGAAGATTTGCGCTGAGAGAAAAGTTGCTTGACATAATGAGACAGTCCAAAGCAAAAAGCTCGAGAGTGTGA
- the fmt gene encoding methionyl-tRNA formyltransferase, with the protein MRIIFLGTPEYSAKHLQVLLDEGFNVVAVVTQPDKPKGRGLKVLPSPVKLLALQRGIPVFEKLKDVPFDQIKPDIGIVVAYGALIKKHYLDILPMGFYNVHPSLLPKYRGAAPINRAIENGEKVTGVTIFKLTEQLDAGPIALQEKLQIGEYETFGELQERLIELGCKLLVEFLKNIDHVKLIPQDDKLATYAPKINPEDLLVDFSKQTVKVKDKIRAYDPNPGVKANLNGQLVKLFKVTSVKENGQGDPGRIIRIDELGAHVKTSDGVVVISDVQFPSKKRMRFLDAMNGRLVKVGDIFQ; encoded by the coding sequence ATGAGGATAATCTTTCTTGGTACACCAGAATACTCCGCAAAACATTTACAAGTTCTCTTGGATGAGGGTTTCAACGTTGTGGCAGTTGTTACCCAACCAGACAAGCCAAAGGGAAGAGGTTTGAAAGTTTTGCCTTCACCGGTGAAACTTTTGGCATTGCAACGTGGTATTCCTGTGTTTGAAAAATTGAAAGATGTTCCTTTTGATCAAATCAAACCAGATATAGGAATCGTTGTTGCATACGGGGCACTGATAAAAAAACATTATCTGGATATCCTTCCAATGGGATTTTACAACGTTCATCCTTCTTTGCTTCCAAAGTACAGAGGTGCAGCACCGATCAACAGGGCAATTGAAAATGGCGAAAAGGTGACTGGTGTAACTATTTTCAAGCTGACGGAACAATTAGACGCTGGACCGATAGCCCTTCAAGAAAAACTACAAATTGGTGAATACGAGACTTTTGGCGAACTGCAGGAAAGGTTGATAGAATTAGGCTGCAAACTTTTGGTGGAATTTCTGAAAAACATAGATCATGTCAAATTAATTCCTCAAGATGATAAGTTGGCAACTTATGCTCCGAAGATAAATCCAGAAGATCTGCTTGTGGACTTTTCTAAACAAACCGTTAAAGTGAAGGACAAAATTAGGGCTTATGATCCTAATCCGGGTGTAAAGGCTAACTTGAACGGTCAGTTGGTTAAACTGTTTAAGGTTACTTCAGTCAAAGAAAATGGTCAAGGTGATCCAGGAAGGATAATTCGAATAGATGAACTGGGAGCACATGTTAAAACAAGCGATGGAGTTGTTGTCATTTCAGATGTGCAATTTCCTTCGAAAAAAAGAATGAGGTTTCTGGATGCGATGAATGGGAGATTGGTGAAAGTTGGAGATATTTTTCAGTAA
- the truA gene encoding tRNA pseudouridine(38-40) synthase TruA: protein MKKFAAVISYDGNNFFGFQLQKDVRTVQGVIEQALERIFKTKISVVCAGRTDTGVHAVGQVIAFDCPYDIPPENMKNALNANLPDDVYVRKVIEVPKDFNPRFCATRRIYHYFIYNGKTPNVFTRKYYWWFPYELDVNKMREAAKYLEGEHDFKAFAKTEGNEKSTVRTIYRIRILRLRKNLILIRVEGRSFLRRMVRNIVGALVKVGVGVWEPIKIKEILESRNRSLAPATAPAHGLYLYSVEFSLSPNTQESTSSDES from the coding sequence GTGAAAAAGTTTGCGGCTGTGATCTCTTACGATGGAAACAACTTCTTTGGTTTTCAACTTCAAAAAGATGTCAGAACAGTTCAAGGTGTGATAGAACAAGCTCTTGAAAGGATTTTTAAAACAAAAATTTCTGTCGTTTGTGCGGGAAGAACAGATACTGGCGTGCACGCCGTAGGCCAGGTCATAGCCTTCGATTGCCCATATGATATTCCCCCTGAAAACATGAAAAACGCTCTCAACGCGAACTTGCCGGACGATGTGTATGTTAGAAAGGTTATAGAAGTTCCAAAAGACTTCAACCCAAGATTTTGTGCAACTCGTAGAATATATCATTATTTCATCTACAACGGGAAAACCCCGAATGTTTTCACAAGAAAATATTACTGGTGGTTTCCATACGAACTCGACGTTAACAAAATGCGCGAAGCGGCAAAATATCTGGAAGGAGAACACGACTTCAAAGCTTTTGCAAAAACTGAAGGTAACGAAAAATCAACGGTTAGAACGATTTATCGAATTAGAATACTTCGACTTAGGAAAAATTTGATTCTGATAAGAGTTGAAGGCAGATCTTTCCTAAGAAGGATGGTTAGAAACATCGTTGGTGCTTTGGTAAAGGTTGGGGTGGGAGTATGGGAACCAATAAAAATAAAGGAAATATTGGAGTCAAGAAATCGATCGCTGGCACCTGCTACCGCGCCTGCACATGGGCTTTACTTGTACTCTGTGGAATTCTCGCTTTCGCCCAATACACAAGAATCGACTTCTTCGGACGAGAGTTGA